The Montipora capricornis isolate CH-2021 chromosome 3, ASM3666992v2, whole genome shotgun sequence genome window below encodes:
- the LOC138044099 gene encoding sideroflexin-5-like isoform X1 codes for MADRETSGYPKFSLTESRFDEKTYWGRLKRCLDVTDPRTLFVGEKKLHDSINLLKQFKNGTLPKGITDQKLWEARKIKEAIIHPDTGKKVFMPFRMSGYVPFGTVTVIGMLLPAPSLPTVVFWQWMNQSHNAAVNYSNRNASKPTPTTRFLMSYFGAVTSAVTIALGLTTLVKRARISNPSLKALLQRLVAYPATATANICNVVLMRNHELFTGIEVKDKEGHVVGTSKIAARKAVSETTLTRVLLPLPVLVIPPFAMQVLERTKFLMSRPKLYFPVQVLVCVAAFGFGLPLAIALFPQTTQVSPSVLEPEIQMNTKETTLYYNKGL; via the exons ATGGCGGATCGTGAGACATCAGGATATCCAAAGTTCTCTCTCACGGAATCGCGTTTTGATGAG AAAACCTATTGGGGCAGATTAAAACGATGCCTCGATGTCACCGACCCCAGGACTTTGTTTGTAGGAGAG AAAAAGCTTCACGACTCTATCAACCTGTTGAAGCAATTCAAAAATGGGACATTGCCAAAAGGAATCACAGATCAGAAG CTTTGGGAAGCTAGAAAAATTAAGGAG GCCATCATTCATCCTGATACTGGGAAAAAAGTGTTCATGCCCTTTAGAATGTCAG GATATGTTCCTTTTGGGACTGTGACG GTAATAGGAATGCTATTGCCTGCACCATCTTTGCCGACTGTCGTATTTTGGCAG TGGATGAATCAGAGCCACAATGCAGCTGTCAACTACTCAAACAGAAATGCAAGCAAG CCAACACCAACGACCAGATTTTTGATGAGCTACTTTGGAGCTGTTACTAGTGCGGTGACTATTGCG CTTGGCCTCACGACTCTCGTAAAACGCGCTAGAATTTCGAATCCATCTTTGAAAGCCTTACTACAACGATTGGTTGCTTATCCTGCTACAG ctACTGCTAACATTTGTAATGTTGTCCTCATGAGAAATCATGAGCTCTTCACAGGAATTGAGGTCAAGGACAAGGAGGGACATGTTGTTGGAACATCGAAAATAGCTGCTCGGAAG gccGTGTCTGAAACAACCCTAACACGGGTGTTGCTCCCGTTGCCAGTTTTGGTTATTCCGCCATTTGCTATGCAAGTTTTAGAAAG GACTAAGTTCTTAATGTCTCGTCCAAAACTTTACTTTCCTGTTCAAGTGCTGGTCTGTGTGGCTGCTTTTGGCTTCGGTCTTCCCCTTGCTATAGCTCTCTTTCCACAGACAACCCAG GTTTCACCGTCAGTTCTAGAGCCAGAAATTCAGATGAATACCAAAGAAACCACGCTATACTACAACAAAGGACTTTAA
- the LOC138044099 gene encoding sideroflexin-5-like isoform X2, which translates to MADRETSGYPKFSLTESRFDEKTYWGRLKRCLDVTDPRTLFVGEKKLHDSINLLKQFKNGTLPKGITDQKLWEARKIKEAIIHPDTGKKVFMPFRMSGYVPFGTVTVIGMLLPAPSLPTVVFWQWMNQSHNAAVNYSNRNASKLGLTTLVKRARISNPSLKALLQRLVAYPATATANICNVVLMRNHELFTGIEVKDKEGHVVGTSKIAARKAVSETTLTRVLLPLPVLVIPPFAMQVLERTKFLMSRPKLYFPVQVLVCVAAFGFGLPLAIALFPQTTQVSPSVLEPEIQMNTKETTLYYNKGL; encoded by the exons ATGGCGGATCGTGAGACATCAGGATATCCAAAGTTCTCTCTCACGGAATCGCGTTTTGATGAG AAAACCTATTGGGGCAGATTAAAACGATGCCTCGATGTCACCGACCCCAGGACTTTGTTTGTAGGAGAG AAAAAGCTTCACGACTCTATCAACCTGTTGAAGCAATTCAAAAATGGGACATTGCCAAAAGGAATCACAGATCAGAAG CTTTGGGAAGCTAGAAAAATTAAGGAG GCCATCATTCATCCTGATACTGGGAAAAAAGTGTTCATGCCCTTTAGAATGTCAG GATATGTTCCTTTTGGGACTGTGACG GTAATAGGAATGCTATTGCCTGCACCATCTTTGCCGACTGTCGTATTTTGGCAG TGGATGAATCAGAGCCACAATGCAGCTGTCAACTACTCAAACAGAAATGCAAGCAAG CTTGGCCTCACGACTCTCGTAAAACGCGCTAGAATTTCGAATCCATCTTTGAAAGCCTTACTACAACGATTGGTTGCTTATCCTGCTACAG ctACTGCTAACATTTGTAATGTTGTCCTCATGAGAAATCATGAGCTCTTCACAGGAATTGAGGTCAAGGACAAGGAGGGACATGTTGTTGGAACATCGAAAATAGCTGCTCGGAAG gccGTGTCTGAAACAACCCTAACACGGGTGTTGCTCCCGTTGCCAGTTTTGGTTATTCCGCCATTTGCTATGCAAGTTTTAGAAAG GACTAAGTTCTTAATGTCTCGTCCAAAACTTTACTTTCCTGTTCAAGTGCTGGTCTGTGTGGCTGCTTTTGGCTTCGGTCTTCCCCTTGCTATAGCTCTCTTTCCACAGACAACCCAG GTTTCACCGTCAGTTCTAGAGCCAGAAATTCAGATGAATACCAAAGAAACCACGCTATACTACAACAAAGGACTTTAA
- the LOC138041626 gene encoding uncharacterized protein, with translation MRRIRSCAYDQGQQSKIINVRAVITGLDGVGKSALTLRVLTRRLTGEYDENLGHREEVGGIYFLWRCFLHSLFYHYSFMEARRLGRPFRMLETITALIFWWEP, from the exons ATGCGACGAATACGATCCTGTGCTTACGACCAAGGACAACAAAGCAAAATCATCAATGTGCGAGCTGTGATCACTGGACTGGACGGCGTAGGAAAATCAG CTTTGACCTTGCGAGTTTTGACCCGACGGTTGACTGGAGAATATGACGAAAATCTAG GACACAGAGAAGAAGTTGGAGGCATTTACTTCCTTTGGCGATGTTTTCTTCATTCTCTATTCTATCATTATTCATTCATGGAAGCAAGACGCTTGGGACGACCATTTAGAATGCTAGAAACAATCACTGCACTCATATTTTGGTGGGAGCCATAA